A part of Streptomyces sp. NBC_01497 genomic DNA contains:
- a CDS encoding VOC family protein, with amino-acid sequence MNFVSIRVITGDVARLVAFYEQVTGVRANWSNEDFAELGIGLVTLAIGSTRTVPLFAPGSAAPAENRSVILEFLVDDVDSVYRNLPGCVEEFVNEPTTMPWGNRSLLFRDPDGNLVNLFTPVTAAAVAKFAR; translated from the coding sequence ATGAACTTCGTATCCATCCGCGTCATCACGGGCGACGTGGCCCGCCTCGTCGCCTTCTACGAGCAGGTCACCGGAGTGCGGGCGAACTGGTCCAACGAGGACTTCGCCGAGCTGGGCATCGGCTTGGTCACACTGGCCATCGGCAGCACCCGGACCGTCCCGTTGTTCGCCCCCGGCTCAGCGGCCCCCGCCGAGAACCGCAGTGTGATCCTCGAATTCCTTGTCGACGACGTGGACAGCGTGTACCGGAACCTGCCCGGCTGCGTCGAGGAGTTCGTCAACGAGCCCACCACGATGCCGTGGGGCAACCGGTCGCTGTTGTTCCGGGATCCGGACGGAAACCTCGTCAACCTGTTCACGCCCGTCACCGCCGCCGCCGTGGCGAAGTTCGCGCGCTGA